A genomic segment from Eremothecium gossypii ATCC 10895 chromosome III, complete sequence encodes:
- a CDS encoding ACR144Wp (Syntenic homolog of Saccharomyces cerevisiae YPL154C (PEP4); Tandem gene duplication in this genome) yields MRFQTLLPLAALLAPSFANAEGGVYKATLHKQSFDITPEELSMKQRAASVGQKYLNALSKVVSDPSIQNEYNLFAKNNDGHVSELANLANNIYAADVTIGTPPQDFRVVVDTGSSTLWVPGKECRAMACRLHKRYDHDRSSTYKENGTLTGVTYGSGSIMGYVSEDTFRISDLEIPGQQFTETTDEPGSVFVFAAFDGILGLAYPSLGYGVTPPFQQLMEKKLVKEPVFGMYLDDMKTGEGNGQLVLGGYDETKFKGEIAWLPVRRQAYWEVVFDSVTVGDDNIPLENYGAAIDSGTSLITFPSELFNQFISKLSGVTKDRQGNVYVDCANKQTAPPLTFGFGGHKFSISGEDYIISVPGQSARCMPAIVQLDIDSAGKVAIIGDVFLRRYYSIYDFGNNAVGLATAV; encoded by the coding sequence ATGCGCTTCCAGACTCTCCTACCACTAGCTGCTCTACTCGCACCGTCGTTTGCCAATGCAGAGGGCGGCGTCTACAAGGCGACTTTGCACAAGCAGAGTTTCGACATAACTCCGGAGGAGCTGTCGATGAAgcagcgcgccgccagcgTGGGCCAGAAGTACCTGAACGCGCTCAGCAAGGTCGTCAGCGACCCAAGCATCCAGAACGAGTACAATCTTTTCGCCAAGAACAACGATGGCCACGTTTCGGAGCTGGCCAACCTTGCAAACAACATCTACGCTGCAGACGTGACCATCGggacgccgccgcaggaCTTCCGGGTCGTCGTTGACACCGGGTCGTCCACTCTGTGGGTGCCGGGCAAAGAGTGCCGGGCGATGGCCTGCAGGCTCCACAAGAGATACGACCACGACCGCTCGTCCACGTATAAGGAGAACGGCACGTTGACGGGCGTGACGTATGGTTCCGGGTCCATCATGGGCTACGTGTCAGAGGACACGTTCCGCATCAGCGACCTGGAGATCCCCGGCCAGCAGTTCACCGAGACGACCGACGAGCCCGGATCTGTTTTCGTCTTTGCGGCGTTCGACGGTATCCTGGGCTTGGCGTACCCCAGCCTCGGCTACGGGGTCACCCCGCCCTTCCAGCAGTTGATGGAAAAGAAACTCGTGAAGGAGCCTGTGTTTGGGATGTACCTGGACGATATGAAGACCGGCGAAGGGAACGGCCAGCTTGTGCTTGGCGGCTACGACGAAACTAAGTTTAAGGGCGAGATCGCGTGGCTCCCCGTTCGCCGCCAGGCGTACTGGGAGGTGGTGTTCGACTCTGTGACAGTGGGCGACGACAATATCCCATTGGAGAACTATGGCGCCGCGATTGACAGCGGTACGTCATTAATCACGTTCCCATCAGAGCTCTTCAACCAGTTCATCTCCAAGTTGTCCGGCGTCACCAAGGACCGCCAGGGGAATGTTTACGTGGACTGCGCCAACAAGCAGACGGCTCCCCCACTCACATTTGGCTTCGGAGGTCACAAATTCTCCATTTCCGGAGAGGATTACATCATCTCAGTACCTGGCCAATCTGCTCGCTGCATGCCAGCGATCGTCCAGCTCGACATAGACTCTGCGGGCAAGGTCGCCATCATCGGAGATGTGTTCTTGCGCAGATACTACTCTATCTACGACTTTGGCAATAACGCTGTTGGCTTGGCGACCGCCGTTTGA
- a CDS encoding ACR143Wp (Syntenic homolog of Saccharomyces cerevisiae YPL154C (PEP4); Tandem gene duplication in this genome) — MKLQLLSLLVLLVPSISAENGVFYAQVYRDGVDVVSNPELISRHVEAVAARHELSRRTVEDEELQVGGGKFSANVYNFENFQYSVDITLGTPAQNFRVALDTGSSLLWIPSDRCTSQICRTRNRYRSGASSTFKATDKTLRLQYVKGDAKARVSYDTLYFAGAKIENQGFGEAEAIGDDFSGARFDGIIGIGYPSIGYGIKPPINTLIDSGGLKDPMFGIYISNAQNRNSPVGEIVLGGYNTQKFKGDIKWLPVLRKAFWETDLSAFKVGNFALDVQGLTAVFDTGSSFIIMPEDTYTDFVSQFPGASHDDGTDYVDCSTVNSGPDLTLDFGGVALKLSARDYVMQLGRNTCILAVSGNSRVTGEVILGDTFLRRYYTIYNFGDNTIGVASAV, encoded by the coding sequence ATGAAGTTGCAATTGTTGTCATTGCTTGTGTTGCTGGTGCCAAGCATCAGCGCCGAAAACGGAGTATTCTATGCACAGGTGTACCGGGACGGTGTTGACGTCGTCAGCAACCCGGAGTTGATCTCGCGGCACGTCGAGGCCGTTGCGGCCAGACACGAGCTGTCCCGCCGGACCGTtgaggacgaggagctCCAGGTGGGCGGCGGCAAGTTCAGCGCCAACGTGTACAACTTCGAGAACTTTCAGTATTCGGTGGACATCACCCTGGGCACGCCTGCTCAGAACTTCCGGGTCGCGCTTGACACCGGATCCTCGCTCCTGTGGATCCCCTCGGATAGGTGCACGTCGCAGATCTGCAGAACGCGCAACAGATACCGCTCGGGCGCCTCGTCAACGTTCAAGGCGACGGACAAGACTTTGAGGCTGCAGTACGTCAAGGGCGACGCGAAGGCGCGCGTCAGCTACGACACACTCTACTTCGCGGGCGCGAAGATCGAGAACCAGGGCTTCGGCGAGGCCGAAGCCATCGGCGACGACTTCTCGGGCGCCCGGTTCGACGGAATCATCGGCATCGGCTACCCCTCGATCGGCTACGGCATCAAGCCGCCCATCAACACCTTGATCGACAGCGGCGGACTCAAAGATCCTATGTTCGGAATCTATATCTCGAACGCCCAAAACAGGAACTCGCCCGTGGGGGAGATCGTCCTAGGAGGCTATAACACCCAAAAGTTCAAGGGCGACATAAAGTGGCTCCCCGTCTTGAGAAAGGCGTTCTGGGAGACAGATCTGTCCGCGTTCAAGGTCGGCAACTTCGCGCTGGACGTCCAGGGCCTCACTGCCGTCTTCGACACGGGCTCCTCGTTCATCATCATGCCCGAGGACACCTACACGGACTTCGTGTCGCAGTTCCCCGGCGCGAGCCACGACGACGGCACCGACTATGTGGACTGCTCCACCGTCAACTCCGGGCCCGACCTAACCCTAGATTTTGGCGGCGTGGCCCTGAAGCTCTCGGCCCGGGACTACGTCATGCAGCTGGGCAGGAACACGTGTATCCTCGCCGTCTCGGGCAACTCCCGCGTGACTGGAGAAGTGATCCTGGGCGACACCTTCCTCAGAAGATACTACACCATCTACAACTTCGGCGACAACACGATCGGGGTTGCGTCTGCAGTGTAG